One genomic segment of Arachis duranensis cultivar V14167 chromosome 4, aradu.V14167.gnm2.J7QH, whole genome shotgun sequence includes these proteins:
- the LOC107483256 gene encoding wall-associated receptor kinase-like 22 codes for MFLQLAFDIILTFLCFVHTLESAQITISPKCDSMCGEVEIPYPFGMNDPACYAGKWFEIECLNKPMNNVPTLTPYLKATDLEVSSIDASRSTVTISSLTFTLNCHGDGVISGPVIHLRGSPFVYSQERNKFVAMGCNLVTYLLSNAVQVGACASICDSNDDIFFHSISGNYCSGKYCCESSLPLYLSEFNVTSERLAGKNRSQSDCSYAMIIEEAVWESESAELADLTNLKFTAVLAWEIVDSSLELPDNCQNSYITSSERSHSGRTCNCYDGFVGNPYIPGGCIKVIKGISSNCESETIHHRGSVYLGLATILASVVGSIILLLRSWWLHKVVRKRVAKKRKEKNFKQNGGLLLQQRLSTGEVSVEKVKHLSLKDLEKATDSFNVNRVLGKGGQGTVYKGMLVDGQIVAVKKFKVEGNVEEFINEFVILSQINHRNVVKLLGCCLETEIPLLVYEFIPNGNLFQYLHDQNEDLPMTWEMRLRIATEVAEAIFYLHSAASQPIYHRDVKSTNILLDGKYRAKVADFGASKMISLEDTHLTTAVQGTFGYLDPEYFHTSQLTEKSDVYSFGVVLVELLTGQKPISSSRTEEAKSLSHYFLCSMEENRVFDIIDERVTKEGEKEHIIAVANLAYKCLELNGRKRPSMKEVASELYRILKLEMKPSTQQNIEETEFAGIEEYQSWAASSVSDTGSNSTLSNTIPTSKSEIIMPIFFK; via the exons ATGTTTCTTCAACTTGCGTTTGATATCATACTAACATTTCTATGCTTCGTACATACTCTGGAATCTGCACAAATCACAATCTCACCGAAGTGTGATTCCATGTGTGGAGAAGTTGAGATCCCTTACCCGTTTGGAATGAATGATCCCGCGTGCTATGCGGGTAAGTGGTTTGAAATAGAATGCTTGAACAAACCCATGAACAACGTTCCCACTCTCACCCCTTACCTGAAAGCCACAGACCTGGAAGTGAGTTCCATCGATGCGTCGCGCAGCACGGTTACTATATCGAGCTTGACCTTCACTTTGAACTGCCATGGCGATGGCGTCATTTCTGGGCCAGTCATACACCTGAGAGGGAGCCCCTTTGTGTACTCCCAAGAAAGAAACAAATTCGTGGCCATGGGCTGCAACCTTGTTACATATCTACTCTCAAACGCCGTACAAGTTGGCGCGTGCGCATCGATTTGCGACAGCAACGATGATATTTTCTTCCACAGCATATCCGGCAATTATTGCAGCGGTAAATATTGCTGTGAGTCTTCGTTGCCTTTGTACCTCTCAGAATTCAACGTTACTTCTGAAAGGCTCGCAGGAAAGAATAGGAGCCAATCGGACTGCAGTTATGCGATGATTATAGAAGAAGCTGTTTGGGAGTCGGAGAGTGCTGAGCTGGCAGACTTAACCAATTTAAAATTCACCGCGGTGCTTGCGTGGGAGATTGTGGACTCAAGTTTGGAACTGCCTGATAACTGCCAAAACAGTTATATCACATCTTCGGAACGGAGTCACTCAGGTCGCACATGTAATTGCTACGACGGTTTCGTTGGCAATCCTTACATTCCGGGAGGCTGTATTAAAGTTATTAAAGGGATATCTTCAAATT GTGAAAGTGAAACTATTCATCACCGCGGATCGGTATACTTAGGTTTAG CAACAATTTTGGCAAGCGTCGTAGGATCCATCATATTACTCCTTCGTTCGTGGTGGTTGCATAAAGTTGTAAGAAAAAGAGTAGCAAAGAAACGCAAAGAAAAAAACTTCAAACAAAATGGAGGATTGTTGCTACAACAGAGATTGTCCACGGGTGAAGTTAGTGTTGAAAAAGTTAAACACTTGAGCCTGAAGGATTTGGAGAAAGCCACAGACAGCTTTAATGTGAACAGAGTACTTGGAAAAGGAGGCCAAGGTACTGTCTACAAGGGCATGCTTGTTGATGGTCAAATTGTAGCAGTTAAAAAGTTCAAAGTTGAGGGAAATGTTGAAGAATTCATCAACGAATTCGTCATTCTTTCACAAATTAACCATAGAAATGTGGTTAAGTTGTTAGGGTGTTGTTtggagacagaaattcctctgCTTGTTTATGAATTCATTCCTAATGGTAATCTCTTCCAATATTTGCATGACCAAAATGAGGACTTACCAATGACATGGGAAATGCGTTTGAGAATTGCCACTGAAGTTGCAGAAGCTATATTTTATTTACACTCTGCTGCTTCTCAACCCATTTATCATAGAGATGtgaaatcaacaaatattttgttGGATGGAAAGTACAGAGCAAAAGTAGCTGATTTTGGAGCATCTAAAATGATTTCTCTTGAAGATACTCACCTCACAACCGCAGTTCAAGGAACCTTTGGCTATTTAGATCCCGAATACTTTCATACAAGTCAATTAACAGAGAAAAGTGATGTGTATAGTTTCGGAGTAGTTCTTGTCGAGCTTCTAACCGGACAAAAACCAATATCATCGTCGAGAACGGAAGAAGCCAAAAGTTTGTCTCATTATTTTCTTTGTTCTATGGAGGAAAATCGTGTATTTGATATCATTGACGAAAGGGTGACAAAAGAGGGGGAGAAAGAGCATATAATTGCAGTTGCTAATCTTGCATATAAGTGCTTGGAGTTAAATGGGAGAAAAAGACCTAGTATGAAAGAAGTTGCAAGTGAACTATATAGGATCTTGAAATTGGAAATGAAGCCTAGCACACAACAAAACATTGAAGAAACTGAGTTTGCTGGAATTGAAGAATATCAATCTTGGGCTGCATCTTCTGTTTCTGATACAGGTTCAAATTCAACTCTAAGCAACACAATACCCACTTCAAAGTCAGAGATAATAATGCCTATTTTCTTCAAATAA